The Melopsittacus undulatus isolate bMelUnd1 chromosome 12, bMelUnd1.mat.Z, whole genome shotgun sequence genome has a segment encoding these proteins:
- the TTC34 gene encoding LOW QUALITY PROTEIN: tetratricopeptide repeat protein 34 (The sequence of the model RefSeq protein was modified relative to this genomic sequence to represent the inferred CDS: substituted 1 base at 1 genomic stop codon), whose product MSAQELAVLLCKEGDQHLAQQELPIATAFYMAAFSCSAPMAVQKVNSLDKGLLEKVIATLEMWCQGKSQIPKIQSKNLAVVSLNMTIAAVFLSTLSPNNVVSSVYKLETLLRQGCSEDVVSQCNTLLKAHPKYSMELLLLRALAWVLSGTQVTKGIVDYIQAFAMHRAEAVAYVSTRQRDHLPQVIQAFSNYLLTYQEESPDSSSVDQWLDNCYDFMSALAPDDIWVCGVQAAYLLKKSKFEECVAVCSKGLNGFSSDNNLRDEKALGLLLERAAAYFFLGGRMQEMVQDLAEAFAAAPAQAMKHFEELFSPHDTERIEKQARTVLEVKFAAYREAVRSRTELRGSHGTELLPPVIQTVQFLLQISPGSKRELSVRLADCHLLHGHIRTAQDICDHLLAAEQKTYYNTLLALRGFCSLHTQDHQQALQDFQRVIEHDSPHPNSCIKALCGRGLTRISGGSNYLTALDYITACQLKLEETIFTIKSYVPWNQRGLLLKVLQEEGQKMLQMKRYSGSSSACGQKKEKDCVGPXQKESNAPGVHQLASLLVELDTSDEASRILCADALYQMGRAEEAHKLLLVALSRNPQRSPILARLALLQLKKGFMYDGNQLLKKVIRIGDTSCLLPIMDIFKDEDRKLMQTHCHFRALTILKDKQEDADLKEAIAYLSFAIIASGGYAEDCLLIRARCYGHLGQKKTAIFDFNAILKEDPRNVQALSGRGFIYLALKQQKEAVQDLISALKVEAGAVIPAILALKHEAQGLITQWLLQHGRAVLTELVATKDLSKEETLRDLLMLAKTLIKIDRDAPYHIFYTDVLIANGRYEEALKHLQEAFGCSLADDFASARLAVLQLKRRNVTAAAHSLGVLAKRDERELGFLLNFTDTKQRQHLAQVAAQQGNVLIKEHSYEKALGYYTLAALASKDSPRYLRQRAACLMHLKRYDKALQDLEKVIQQHGRSSLQTRTEDHCSKGHLLFSVAEEEAAVKQYIEALKLDESVALCSIMNSPGSEMLTEAFLKVAQYHFEMQHYEEAWEITAYGLKIDKNAELKKLKTRLKREASSCSLH is encoded by the exons ATGTCAGCTCAGGAGcttgcagtgctgctctgcaaagAAGGGGACCAGCATCTTGCCCAGCAAGAGTTACCAATAGCCACTGCTTTCTACATGGCTGCCTTCAGCTGCAGTGCTCCCATGGCAGTACAGAAAGTGAACTCCTTAGACAAAGGCCTCTTGGAGAAAGTGATAGCCACTTTGGAGATGTGGTGCCAAGGCAAGAGCCAGATTCCCAAGATCCAGAGCAAGAACTTGGCTGTTGTCTCCCTCAATATGACAATTGCAGCCGTCTTTCTCTCCACCCTAAGTCCCAACAATGTGGTATCCTCAGTATACAAACTAGAGACCTTGCTCAGGCAAGGATGCTCAGAAGACGTGGTGAGTCAATGCAATACCCTGCTCAAGGCACACCCAAAGTACTcaatggagctgctgctgctgagggcaTTAGCGTGGGTACTGTCAGGGACACAAGTCACCAAGGGAATTGTGGATTATATCCAAGCCTTTGCGATGCATCGGGCTGAGGCGGTGGCATATGTGTCCACCAGGCAAAGGGATCACCTGCCACAGGTCATCCAGGCCTTCTCTAATTATCTCTTAACATATCAGGAGGAAAGCCCAGACAGCAGTTCCGTGGACCAGTGGCTGGACAACTGCTATGACTTCATGTCTGCACTGGCACCGGATGATATTTGGGTGTGCGGGGTGCAGGCAGCTTACCtcttgaagaaaagcaaatttgaGGAGTGTGTGGCAGTTTGTAGCAAGGGCCTCAATGGCTTCTCATCTGATAATAATCTGAGAGATGAGAAAGCTTTGGGTCTACTCTTGGAACGGGCTGCTGCTTATTTCTTCTTGGGTGGAAGGATGCAAGAAATGGTGCAGGATTTGGCAGAAGCCTTTGCAGCAGCACCTGCCCAGGCAATGAAACACTTTGAAGAGCTTTTCTCACCACATGACACTGAGAGGATAGAAAAGCAGGCTAGAACTGTCCTGGAGGTGAAGTTTGCAGCCTACAGGGAGGCTGTGCGTAGTCGGACTGAACTCAGAGGCAGTCATGGTACTGAACTGCTCCCTCCTGTCATCCAGACAGTCCAGTTCCTCCTCCAGATCTCCCCAGGCTCCAAACGTGAACTCAGTGTGCGGCTAGCAGACTGCCATCTCCTGCATGGACACATCAGGACTGCCCAGGATATCTGTGACCACctcctggcagcagagcagaaaacttACTACAATACTCTCTTAGCATTGCGAGGATTCTGCTCCCTCCACACTCAGGACCATCAGCAAGCCCTGCAGGACTTTCAGAGGGTCATTGAACACGATTCCCCACATCCTAACAGCTGTATTAAAGCCTTATGTGGGCGTGGCCTTACCCGGATTTCTGGTGGCAGCAATTACTTGACAGCCCTGGATTACATCACAGCTTGTCAGTTAAAGCTGGAGGAAACCATCTTCACAATCAAGTCCTATGTGCCATGGAACCAAAGAGGACTGCTGCTGAAAGTCCTCCAAGAGGAAGGACAGAAGATGCTCCAGATGAAGAGGTACTCAGGAAGTAGTTCAGCCTGTgggcagaaaaaggaaaaggactgTGTAGGTCCTTAACAGAAAGAGAGCA ATGCCCCTGGGGTTCACCAGCTGGCTTCTCTCTTGGTGGAGCTGGACACTTCCGATGAAGCATCACGGATCCTTTGTGCTGATGCCCTGTACCAGATGGGCCGTGCAGAAGAAGCTCACAAGCTCCTATTGGTAGCACTCTCCAGAAATCCACAGCGGTCTCCCATCCTGGCTAGACTTGCGCTTCTGCAATTGAAGAAAGGTTTCATGTATGATGGCAATCAG CTGCTGAAGAAAGTGATCAGAATAGGAGATACCTCCTGCCTCCTGCCAATCATGGACATTTTCAAAGATGAAGACAGGAAGCTGATGCAAACTCACTGCCATTTCAGAGCACTGACCATCCTGAAGGACAAACAGGAGGATGCTGACCTGAAAGAGGCCATTGCCTACCTTTCCTTTGCCATCATTGCTTCAG GGGGTTATGCTGAAGATTGCCTTCTCATCAGGGCTCGATGCTATGGGCACCTTGGTCAGAAGAAAACTGCCATTTTTGATTTCAATGCTATCCTAAAGGAGGATCCTAGGAATGTGCAAGCTCTGAGTGGACGAGGATTCATTTACCTTGCTCTGAAGCAGCAGAAG GAAGCAGTGCAAGATTTGATCTCAGCATTGAAGGTGGAGGCAGGAGCTGTGATCCCAGCAATCCTGGCTCTAAAGCATGAAGCCCAAGGTTTGATCACTCAGTGGCTCCTTCAGCATGGCAGGGCTGTGTTAACTGAGCTTGTTGCTACTAAAGAcctttcaaaagaagaaacCCTCAGGGATCTTCTCATGCTTGCAAAGACACTCATTAAAATTGACAGGGATGCACCATACCACATCTTCTACACAGATGTTTTAATTGCAAATG GAAGGTATGAAGAGGCCCTCAAACACCTCCAGGAAGCATTTGGCTGCTCTCTTGCTGATGACTTTGCTAGTGCAaggctggcagtgctgcagctgaagaggaggaatgtgacagcagcagctcactcaCTCGGTGTCCTGGCTAAGAGAGATGAAAGGGAGCTGGGGTTTCTCCTGAACTTCACAGACACTAAGCAACGGCAGCATCTTGCTCAG GTAGCAGCCCAGCAAGGAAATGTGCTGATTAAAGAACATAGCTATGAGAAAGCTCTTGGTTATTATACGCTTGCTGCTTTGGCAAGCAAAGATAGCCCAAGGTATCTTCGACAGAGGGCTGCTTGCCTTATGCACCTGAAGAGATACGACAAAGCTTTACAAGACCTGGAGAAGGTGATCCAGCAGCACGGCCGGAGCAGTCTGCAAACACGCACTGAGGACCACTGCTCCAAAGGACACCTCCTGTTCTCAGTGGctgaggaggaagcagcagttaAGCAGTATATTGAGGCACTGAAGCTGGATGAATCTGTGGCATTATGCAGCATCATGAATAGCCCCGGCAGTGAAATGTTAACCGAAGCATTTCTTAAGGTTGCCCAATATCACTTTGAAATGCAGCATTATGAGGAGGCCTGGGAAATCACAGCCTATGGGCTTAAAATTGATAAAAATGCTGaactgaaaaagctgaaaacaagactTAAGCGAGAGGCATCAAGCTGTAGCTTACAttaa